In one window of Maribacter dokdonensis DSW-8 DNA:
- a CDS encoding LVIVD repeat-containing protein → MRNFFFVLCVIATSVLVSCDDDGPYEDYLVARPILQDAVSFKAEAVAVTEPVPIVTSGKIYAYGDYIFVNDVNQGFHVINNQNPSNPEPIAFIKLEGNNDISIKNDKIYADSYGDLVIFDISDINNITLTSRIVNAIYNNDVWMFNTEFPQADFYEYGDIDYDKDIVVGWEVNTERRPVKEYEARFDSIDGVFADVAENFNNQSPTTGQSGSLARFKIIGNYLYVVDYSDINIFDITDVENVKVLDDVQVAWDIETIYNQGDILFIGGSQGMYIYSIENPQKPEFISEFRHGTACDPVVVDGDYAYVTLKGGNFCGTAESGLYVVDVSNLENPELKVIYPMVGPNGLGIKGDTLFVCDGTAGLKVYDKSNAPNISLINTFEDIVAYDVIPLSSSLLMIGEGTLYQYEYVNNDIRLLSTLQL, encoded by the coding sequence ATGAGAAATTTCTTTTTTGTATTGTGTGTAATTGCCACATCGGTATTGGTGTCATGTGATGATGACGGACCGTATGAAGATTACCTTGTAGCTAGACCAATTTTACAAGATGCAGTTTCTTTTAAGGCAGAAGCCGTAGCCGTTACGGAACCTGTGCCCATTGTGACTTCGGGCAAGATATACGCTTACGGAGATTATATTTTTGTGAATGATGTAAATCAAGGTTTTCATGTCATAAATAACCAAAATCCTTCAAACCCAGAGCCTATCGCATTTATTAAATTGGAAGGCAACAATGATATATCTATTAAAAACGATAAGATATATGCGGATAGCTATGGTGATTTGGTGATTTTCGATATTTCGGATATAAATAATATCACCTTAACCAGTCGTATTGTCAATGCCATATATAATAATGATGTTTGGATGTTCAATACAGAATTTCCACAAGCCGATTTTTATGAATACGGAGATATTGATTATGATAAAGATATTGTAGTTGGCTGGGAAGTAAACACGGAAAGGCGCCCTGTAAAGGAGTATGAGGCCAGGTTTGATAGCATCGATGGTGTTTTTGCAGATGTAGCCGAAAATTTTAATAATCAATCGCCAACAACAGGGCAGAGCGGTTCTTTGGCTCGTTTTAAGATTATTGGCAATTATCTATACGTGGTAGATTATAGTGATATTAACATATTTGATATTACCGATGTAGAAAATGTAAAGGTGTTGGATGATGTGCAAGTAGCTTGGGATATTGAGACTATTTATAATCAAGGTGATATACTATTTATCGGAGGTTCACAGGGCATGTATATTTATAGTATTGAAAACCCTCAAAAGCCAGAGTTTATTTCAGAATTTAGGCACGGTACTGCCTGTGATCCCGTAGTCGTTGATGGTGATTATGCATATGTAACGCTAAAAGGCGGTAATTTTTGTGGCACTGCGGAAAGTGGTCTTTACGTTGTAGATGTGTCCAACTTGGAAAATCCAGAATTAAAAGTGATTTATCCAATGGTCGGTCCAAACGGTTTGGGAATAAAAGGAGATACCTTATTTGTGTGTGACGGTACTGCTGGTTTAAAAGTGTATGACAAGAGCAATGCTCCTAATATATCTTTAATCAACACTTTTGAAGATATTGTTGCTTATGATGTTATACCATTATCATCATCTCTTTTGATGATTGGAGAAGGTACCTTGTATCAATACGAATATGTAAACAATGATATTAGGCTGTTAAGTACATTACAGCTGTAA
- the miaB gene encoding tRNA (N6-isopentenyl adenosine(37)-C2)-methylthiotransferase MiaB has protein sequence MEKTIDENVQGTTLVVEGKETNKRNLYIESYGCAMNFSDSEIVASILATEGFNTTQTLEEADLVLVNTCSIRDKAEQTIRKRLTEYNKVKKSRPHLKVGVLGCMAERLKDKLLDEEKIVDMVVGPDAYKDLPNLIKEVDSGRDAVNVILSKDETYGDIAPVRLNTNGVTAFVSITRGCDNMCTFCVVPFTRGRERSRDPQSILTEIQELSQKGFKEITLLGQNVDSYLWYGGGLKKNFENASEMQKATATNFSKLLDLVALAYPKMRIRFSTSNPQDMTLDVIKTMAAHKNICNHIHLPVQSGSNRILKEMNRLHTIEEYFELIDNIRKIIPDCAISQDIISGFPTETEEDHADTLKALEYVKYDFGYMYAYSERPGTLAGRKMEDDVPEPIKKRRLSEIIALQRSHCQFRTEKHVGKIQEVLIEGTSKKSENEWMGRNSQSTVVVFPKENYKIGDFVNVQINDCTSATLKGLAVGYSDNN, from the coding sequence ATGGAGAAAACCATAGACGAAAATGTGCAGGGCACAACTTTGGTAGTAGAAGGAAAAGAGACGAACAAACGTAATCTTTATATTGAGAGTTACGGTTGTGCCATGAACTTTTCGGACAGTGAAATTGTAGCTTCTATACTAGCGACCGAAGGTTTTAACACCACCCAAACGTTAGAAGAAGCAGATTTAGTACTTGTAAATACATGTTCTATTAGAGATAAAGCTGAACAGACTATACGTAAAAGACTTACGGAATACAATAAAGTAAAAAAATCTAGACCCCATTTAAAAGTTGGTGTTCTTGGCTGTATGGCAGAAAGATTAAAAGACAAGCTTTTAGATGAAGAAAAAATAGTGGACATGGTCGTTGGACCAGATGCCTACAAAGATCTACCCAACCTGATTAAAGAAGTAGATTCTGGCAGAGATGCCGTTAACGTCATTCTTTCCAAAGATGAAACTTATGGTGATATTGCACCGGTTAGATTAAACACCAACGGCGTAACGGCTTTTGTATCTATCACCAGAGGATGCGATAATATGTGCACCTTTTGCGTAGTCCCTTTTACCAGAGGTAGGGAAAGAAGTAGAGACCCACAGTCCATTCTTACCGAAATACAAGAGCTTTCGCAAAAGGGCTTTAAAGAAATTACATTACTTGGTCAAAATGTAGATAGTTATTTATGGTATGGCGGCGGACTTAAGAAAAATTTTGAAAATGCATCTGAAATGCAAAAAGCCACCGCTACCAATTTCTCTAAGCTTTTAGATTTGGTAGCACTTGCCTACCCTAAAATGCGTATACGTTTTTCAACATCCAACCCTCAAGATATGACCTTGGATGTTATAAAGACTATGGCGGCACATAAGAACATTTGCAACCATATTCACCTACCCGTTCAAAGTGGAAGCAATCGTATTCTTAAGGAAATGAACCGCTTACACACTATTGAAGAGTATTTTGAACTCATAGATAACATTAGAAAAATAATACCTGACTGCGCTATTTCCCAAGATATCATTAGCGGTTTTCCAACAGAAACAGAGGAAGACCATGCCGACACCTTAAAAGCGCTTGAATATGTAAAATATGACTTTGGTTATATGTACGCCTACTCTGAAAGACCAGGTACTTTAGCAGGTAGAAAAATGGAAGATGATGTTCCTGAACCTATAAAAAAAAGACGTCTTTCTGAAATTATAGCCCTACAAAGAAGCCACTGTCAATTTAGAACGGAAAAGCACGTAGGTAAAATTCAAGAAGTCCTGATCGAAGGAACCTCTAAAAAATCCGAAAATGAGTGGATGGGCAGAAACTCTCAAAGCACCGTGGTTGTTTTTCCTAAGGAAAACTACAAAATAGGGGATTTTGTAAATGTTCAAATCAATGATTGCACTTCAGCAACCTTAAAAGGTCTTGCTGTTGGGTATTCTGACAATAATTAA
- a CDS encoding sigma-54 interaction domain-containing protein, which yields MESIQSIKQRFEIIGQDPKLNRALEKAMQVAATDISVLVTGESGVGKESIPKIIHSLSHRKHAKYIAVNCGAIPEGTIDSELFGHEKGAFTGATQTRSGYFEVADGGTIFLDEVGELPLTTQVRLLRVLENGEFLKVGSSQVQKTDVRIVAATNVNMFEAIKKERFREDLYYRLSTVEINIPPLRERQDDIHLLFRKFASDFSQKYKMPTIRLDDHAVSLLTKYRWPGNIRQLRNIAEQVSVLEENRAITASTLHGYLPNNNTSNLPAVVSNSKSESDFSNEREILYKVLFDMKGDLNDLKKLTMELLKNNDSQKVQKENENLIRKIYGNEDDEDVDFDHDTQDDNSLNVLHLPEPKNEEASIIQDSYEDKYHFAEEIQEEETLSLQEKEVELIKKSLERNRGKRKAAATELGISERTLYRKIKQYDL from the coding sequence ATGGAAAGCATACAAAGTATAAAACAACGTTTTGAAATTATTGGGCAAGACCCAAAATTGAATCGTGCTCTAGAAAAAGCAATGCAGGTTGCCGCAACAGATATTTCTGTTTTGGTTACCGGTGAAAGCGGTGTAGGTAAAGAATCGATACCAAAAATTATTCATTCGCTTTCTCACAGAAAGCATGCTAAATATATTGCGGTCAACTGTGGAGCCATACCGGAAGGCACCATAGACAGTGAACTTTTTGGTCATGAAAAAGGTGCTTTCACAGGTGCTACGCAAACCAGAAGTGGTTATTTTGAAGTTGCCGATGGCGGCACCATATTTTTAGATGAGGTTGGCGAGCTACCTTTAACCACGCAGGTTCGTTTATTACGTGTATTGGAGAACGGAGAATTTTTAAAAGTTGGCTCCTCCCAAGTTCAAAAAACAGATGTACGCATTGTTGCCGCCACAAATGTTAATATGTTCGAGGCGATTAAAAAAGAACGCTTTCGCGAGGATCTTTATTACCGACTAAGTACCGTTGAAATCAACATACCACCTTTACGTGAACGCCAAGACGATATTCATTTATTGTTCAGAAAATTTGCATCAGATTTTAGTCAGAAATACAAGATGCCCACGATCAGACTAGATGACCATGCCGTTTCTTTACTTACCAAATATAGGTGGCCGGGTAACATACGTCAGTTAAGGAATATTGCTGAACAAGTGTCTGTCCTTGAAGAAAACAGAGCCATTACAGCATCTACCCTGCACGGATATTTACCTAATAACAATACAAGCAATTTACCTGCGGTAGTTTCCAATTCTAAATCTGAAAGTGATTTCAGCAACGAAAGAGAAATCCTATACAAGGTTTTGTTCGATATGAAAGGTGACCTTAACGATCTTAAGAAGTTGACCATGGAGCTACTTAAGAACAATGATTCTCAAAAAGTTCAAAAAGAGAATGAAAACCTTATACGTAAAATCTATGGTAATGAAGATGATGAGGATGTTGATTTTGATCATGACACCCAAGATGATAATTCTTTAAACGTTCTGCACTTACCCGAACCTAAAAACGAAGAAGCATCTATTATTCAAGATTCTTACGAAGACAAATATCATTTTGCCGAAGAAATTCAAGAAGAAGAAACCCTATCTTTACAGGAGAAAGAGGTAGAATTGATTAAAAAGTCATTAGAAAGAAACAGAGGGAAAAGAAAGGCAGCCGCAACTGAGTTAGGTATTTCTGAGCGCACACTTTACCGCAAAATAAAACAATACGACCTTTAA
- the topA gene encoding type I DNA topoisomerase codes for MAKNLVIVESPAKAKTIEKFLGKDFKVESSFGHIADLPSKELGVDVENDFTPKYIVDKEKKALVKKLKGLADKAETIWLASDEDREGEAISWHLAEELGLDKKKTKRIVFNSVTKAAIQKAIENPREINFNLVNAQQARRVLDRLVGYQLSPVLWKKIKPGLSAGRVQSVAVRLIVERERDIEAFEPQASFKIAAEFKTEEGSVFSAKLNKTFASEKEAKAFLEKNISADFSVSKLDKKPAKKSPSAPFTTSTLQQEASRKLYFSVGRTMQVAQRLYEAGLITYMRTDSVNLSNEALASAKEAIIKNYGESYSETRNFTGKSKGAQEAHEAIRPTDMGNQSPSLERDQSKLYDLIWKRTVASQMSDAQLERTNVKIKTNKHSEEFTANGEVIKFDGFLKVYMEGVDDEDVAEEQEGMLPAMKEGERLLNNFISATERFTRPPYRFTEASLVKKLEELGIGRPSTYAPTISTILNRGYVEKGTIEGTERKYQQLILTSNKIEEKNLSENVGSDKGKMVPTDIGMIVTDFLVSNFANILDYNFTAQVEEDFDEIASGDEDWKKMMKDFYKDFHPNVVDVEENADRASGERILGKDPKSGKQVSVRLGRFGPMVQIGTVDDEEKPTFASLLPEQSLNTITYEEAMDLFKLPRKLGVYEGEEVLANVGRFGPYVKFGDKFISMDKGESAFEIEMDRAIELIVAKQKADAPIAMYEEKEVTKGVGRFGPFIKWNGMFINVNKKYDFDNLSNDDIVELIEVKKQKEIDKVVQNWEEEGIRIEKARWGRHNVIKGKIKVELAKTVDVTKMSLEEAQKLIEQKTPKKKTKAKAKKKK; via the coding sequence ATGGCGAAAAATTTAGTAATTGTTGAGTCTCCTGCAAAGGCCAAGACTATAGAGAAGTTTTTGGGTAAGGATTTTAAGGTAGAATCGAGCTTTGGTCACATTGCAGATTTACCTTCTAAGGAGTTGGGAGTAGATGTAGAGAATGATTTCACCCCTAAATATATAGTAGATAAAGAAAAGAAGGCTTTGGTTAAAAAGCTTAAAGGTCTTGCGGATAAAGCAGAAACTATATGGCTTGCGAGTGATGAGGACCGTGAGGGAGAAGCCATTTCATGGCACTTGGCAGAAGAATTGGGGCTAGATAAGAAAAAAACAAAAAGAATTGTTTTTAACTCTGTAACCAAGGCTGCAATTCAGAAGGCAATAGAGAATCCGCGAGAAATCAACTTTAATCTTGTAAATGCACAACAAGCTAGGCGAGTTTTGGATCGTTTGGTAGGTTATCAATTATCTCCGGTACTTTGGAAAAAAATTAAACCAGGTCTTTCTGCCGGTCGTGTACAATCTGTAGCCGTAAGGTTGATCGTAGAACGAGAAAGGGATATTGAGGCGTTTGAGCCACAAGCATCATTTAAGATCGCTGCAGAATTTAAGACTGAAGAAGGTAGTGTGTTTTCTGCCAAGCTGAATAAAACCTTTGCTTCTGAAAAAGAGGCCAAGGCATTTTTAGAAAAGAATATTTCTGCAGATTTCTCGGTAAGCAAATTAGATAAGAAACCAGCAAAGAAATCGCCTTCAGCGCCGTTTACAACATCAACATTACAGCAAGAGGCATCAAGGAAATTGTATTTTTCTGTGGGTAGAACCATGCAGGTGGCACAACGTTTATATGAAGCAGGTTTAATTACCTATATGAGAACGGATAGTGTAAACTTGTCCAATGAAGCATTGGCTTCGGCAAAAGAAGCTATTATAAAGAACTATGGTGAATCTTATAGCGAGACTAGAAATTTTACCGGTAAATCTAAAGGGGCGCAAGAAGCCCATGAGGCCATTAGACCTACTGATATGGGCAATCAGTCCCCATCATTAGAACGTGATCAATCTAAGTTATATGATTTAATATGGAAACGTACGGTTGCATCTCAAATGAGCGATGCACAGTTAGAGCGTACCAATGTAAAGATCAAGACCAATAAACATTCAGAAGAATTCACGGCGAACGGTGAGGTGATAAAATTCGACGGATTCTTAAAGGTGTATATGGAAGGCGTAGATGATGAAGATGTTGCCGAAGAACAAGAAGGTATGTTGCCCGCCATGAAAGAAGGTGAGCGTTTGCTAAATAATTTTATCTCTGCGACGGAACGCTTTACAAGACCGCCATATAGATTTACAGAAGCCTCTTTGGTTAAAAAGCTAGAAGAGCTGGGCATTGGTAGACCATCTACATATGCCCCAACAATTTCTACGATCCTTAATAGAGGTTATGTGGAAAAAGGTACAATTGAGGGTACAGAACGTAAGTATCAACAATTGATTTTAACATCAAATAAAATAGAAGAAAAGAACCTTAGTGAAAATGTAGGTTCGGACAAAGGAAAAATGGTACCTACGGATATAGGTATGATCGTTACCGATTTCTTGGTAAGTAATTTTGCCAATATATTAGACTACAACTTTACCGCACAGGTAGAAGAAGATTTCGATGAAATAGCTTCTGGTGATGAAGATTGGAAGAAAATGATGAAAGACTTTTATAAAGATTTTCATCCAAATGTGGTAGATGTTGAAGAAAATGCGGATCGCGCAAGTGGCGAAAGAATTTTAGGTAAAGATCCTAAGAGTGGTAAACAAGTATCTGTACGTTTAGGTAGATTCGGGCCAATGGTTCAAATTGGTACCGTAGATGATGAAGAGAAGCCAACATTCGCCAGTTTATTGCCAGAGCAATCTTTGAATACCATTACTTATGAAGAAGCAATGGATCTGTTTAAGCTTCCTAGAAAATTAGGGGTTTATGAAGGAGAAGAGGTATTGGCCAACGTGGGTAGATTTGGACCTTATGTAAAATTCGGCGATAAATTTATTTCTATGGACAAAGGGGAAAGTGCCTTTGAAATAGAGATGGATAGAGCAATAGAATTAATAGTTGCCAAGCAAAAAGCGGACGCGCCAATTGCGATGTACGAAGAAAAAGAGGTTACCAAAGGCGTTGGTAGGTTTGGTCCGTTCATAAAATGGAACGGTATGTTCATCAACGTTAATAAGAAGTATGATTTTGACAACTTATCAAATGACGATATTGTTGAGCTTATTGAAGTTAAAAAACAAAAAGAAATAGATAAGGTTGTTCAAAACTGGGAAGAAGAAGGTATTCGCATAGAAAAGGCCAGATGGGGGCGCCATAATGTTATTAAGGGCAAGATCAAGGTTGAATTGGCTAAAACGGTAGATGTTACCAAAATGTCGTTGGAAGAAGCTCAGAAATTAATTGAACAAAAAACACCAAAGAAAAAGACAAAAGCCAAGGCTAAGAAAAAAAAGTAA